ATATATGAATCCTTGTCCACAATGTGGAAACTTAGGCTTAACATATGCTTAATCGTATATAATACATTTGCACACCATGGATAAAACACTACAGAACCTAGTTGAAAAACTTATATTAAAAGATGAGTTTTTTGATATCAACAACAATATACATAACAAGGCCCACACCTACCGTGTGATGTGTCATATCATAACATTGAGCGAACGTGTAGGACAAATCCGCGAAGGCAGTTTGGCTATGTGTGCTGCATTTTTACACGATATGGCCCGCACCGACAGTGGTTTTTGCAAACTACATAATAAATGGGCAGCCGAGGTAAAACTTCCACAGTATGAAGAATTCTTTTTCGAATGTGGGGTAAGCCGTAAAGACCGTGAAGAGATAAGAGTTGCAATTAATTTCCATAGCATCGATCAAGAATTGGATAGATTCCATCCTTTTGCAAAAACAACTGCTATATTAAAAGATGCCGATGCATTGGATCGTTTCCGTTATGGGGATGATGATTTTGATGCGAAGTTTTTGCGTTATAAAACGTCATTACAATTGATAGATTTCGGTAGACATTTATATATCGAAACCAAAAACAATAAAGACTTAACTTTGCTAGAATGCTTACGTATTCGTGATGAATTTTTCGCTCAACAAAAAGAAATTGAAGCTTTAACAAAGCCAGTTGAAGAAGAAGGGATTTTCAGAAGGGTGTTTACAAGGATGTTTGCGTAGTAGGATTCGGGAATTGCGATTCGGTTAGCCGCGGCGAATGGGGCTATAAAGCTGATGATTGTTAGATGCCTGTGGTTGCGTGTTATCGCCAACCACACTTATATCAACTAATAACCAACCTTAACTAATTTTCTATTATATATTTCCTTCGTTATCACAGC
This portion of the Bacteroidota bacterium genome encodes:
- a CDS encoding HD domain-containing protein, which encodes MDKTLQNLVEKLILKDEFFDINNNIHNKAHTYRVMCHIITLSERVGQIREGSLAMCAAFLHDMARTDSGFCKLHNKWAAEVKLPQYEEFFFECGVSRKDREEIRVAINFHSIDQELDRFHPFAKTTAILKDADALDRFRYGDDDFDAKFLRYKTSLQLIDFGRHLYIETKNNKDLTLLECLRIRDEFFAQQKEIEALTKPVEEEGIFRRVFTRMFA